One window of Quercus robur chromosome 5, dhQueRobu3.1, whole genome shotgun sequence genomic DNA carries:
- the LOC126725028 gene encoding uncharacterized protein LOC126725028 isoform X2, with the protein MDQRLSTDVVDHKNGAYAEIKDVENPELGIFDKPLPCFGCGIGWFSLLLGLVCPLLWYYATFLYFRKYYQRDPRERDGLAANAVAALICTIAVIIAGVVILIINLATNPH; encoded by the exons GGCTTTCAACAGATGTAGTGGACCATAAGAACGGCGCCTATGCTGAGATTAAAGATGTGGAGAATCCTGAATTGGGAATCTTTGATAAGCCCCTTCCGTGCTTCGGCTGTGGAATTGGATGGTTTTC TCTTCTGCTAGGATTGGTGTGCCCATTGTTGTGGTACTATGCGACGTTTCTTTACTTTCGGAAATACTACCAGAGAGATCCAAGGGAGCGAGACGGACTTGCTGCCAATGCAGTAGCT GCTTTGATATGTACAATTGCCGTGATAATTGCCGGAGTTGTTATCCTTATAATCAATCTTGCTACAAATCCGCACTAG
- the LOC126725028 gene encoding uncharacterized protein LOC126725028 isoform X1 has product MDQRLSTDVVDHKNGAYAEIKDVENPELGIFDKPLPCFGCGIGWFSLLLGLVCPLLWYYATFLYFRKYYQRDPRERDGLAANAVAVSVTLTMFCSIDYLFQAMCDNLDNLLWMLVSLFRILK; this is encoded by the exons GGCTTTCAACAGATGTAGTGGACCATAAGAACGGCGCCTATGCTGAGATTAAAGATGTGGAGAATCCTGAATTGGGAATCTTTGATAAGCCCCTTCCGTGCTTCGGCTGTGGAATTGGATGGTTTTC TCTTCTGCTAGGATTGGTGTGCCCATTGTTGTGGTACTATGCGACGTTTCTTTACTTTCGGAAATACTACCAGAGAGATCCAAGGGAGCGAGACGGACTTGCTGCCAATGCAGTAGCTGTAAGTGTCACACTTACTATGTTCTGTTCCATTGATTATTTGTTTCAAGCAATGTGTGACAACCTTGATAATCTCTTATGGATGTTAGTCTCTCTTTTcagaatattaaaataa